The nucleotide window GGCCAAGCTCGCCAGCCCGGTCGCCCCCAGGCTGACGCAGCGCAGAAGCGGCATGTACCTGGAGGTCAACCTCACCAAGCAGGTGCTCGTCATCGGCTACAACAGCGCGGTCTTCCGCATCCTCGACGTCTCCACCGGGAACGGCCAGCCCTACACCGTCAACGGCGTCACCCGCATCGCCAGGACCCCGGTCGGCAGCTTCCGCATCCAGCGCAAGATCGACGCCTGGCGCACGAGCACGCTGGGGCGGCTGTACCGCCCGGCCTACTTCTACGGCGGCTACGCCATCCACGGCTCGTACTCGGTGCCGTCCTACCCGGCAAGCCACGGCTGCGTGCGGGTGACCATCGCCAACATGGACCGCATGTACCCGACCCT belongs to Actinomycetes bacterium and includes:
- a CDS encoding L,D-transpeptidase family protein, translated to MRHSLSLRPAGPTSRIRQRVLAAGASLLVAAGVTLGMVLEAGVAHAAPGSAVTAAATPRTLRIGMTGPDVLALQRRLIGLHYVPGALNGVFGSSTFHAVVAFQKVQGIGRDGQVGPVTRAKLASPVAPRLTQRRSGMYLEVNLTKQVLVIGYNSAVFRILDVSTGNGQPYTVNGVTRIARTPVGSFRIQRKIDAWRTSTLGRLYRPAYFYGGYAIHGSYSVPSYPASHGCVRVTIANMDRMYPTL